In Azospirillum sp. TSA2s, one genomic interval encodes:
- a CDS encoding BON domain-containing protein: MHRHPWSEEFVKMSPQARYRGVGPRNYRRSDERILEDINERLTDDHHIDASDIGVKVEGGEVTLSGTVEDRAARRRAEDIAESVSGVGHVQNDLRVASRTTAVGLGERVEPAAPQGEGSVTGPGAPARDAMVAALDNSSMVLGKQALPEDNTLRRGEAMAGSERRDRR, from the coding sequence ATGCACCGCCATCCCTGGAGCGAAGAGTTCGTCAAGATGAGCCCGCAGGCCCGCTATCGCGGCGTCGGCCCGCGCAACTACCGCCGCTCCGACGAACGCATCCTGGAGGACATCAACGAACGCCTGACCGACGACCACCACATCGATGCCTCGGACATCGGCGTGAAGGTGGAGGGCGGCGAGGTGACGCTGTCCGGCACCGTGGAGGACCGCGCCGCCCGCCGCCGGGCGGAGGACATCGCCGAAAGCGTGTCGGGCGTCGGCCATGTGCAGAACGACCTGCGCGTCGCCAGCCGGACCACCGCCGTCGGGTTGGGCGAGCGGGTGGAACCGGCGGCCCCGCAAGGCGAGGGCAGCGTGACCGGCCCCGGCGCCCCGGCGCGGGACGCGATGGTGGCCGCGCTCGACAACAGCTCTATGGTCCTGGGCAAGCAGGCGCTGCCGGAGGACAACACCCTGCGG
- a CDS encoding GH1 family beta-glucosidase: MRRRTFLKTALKATAVAAAGTGAFTALSRKPVQAAPGTAAPSMSFPDDFLWGVSTSSYQIEGAVAEDGRGPSVWDTYSHSYGRIANGDTGDVACDHYHRYAEDVELMARARMKAYRFSIAWPRVMPQGTGAVNAKGLDFYDRLTDTLLAKGIQPWPCLFHWDLPQALQDRGGWTNRDIAGWFTDYALAVTARLGDRAKHWVMLNEPSVVAIFGHGTGGHAPGLTGRENCLKAIHHQNLAQGTALAALRKAGGRNWQLGTVLSLQPSWPVGGLDSNYPASLMWDAVWNRSCLDPLFKGRFPELLEADFARIARPDDLARIKQPVDFLGVNYYSRMHQQPDPQGLFGTGYGSAPEGTRKTGMDWPVEPDGLSEILAELQENYGNPPVYVTENGADYPDSIGPSGRVEDRDRIAYLRDHLLAAGKSIDEGCNLKGYMTWTLLDNFEWSEGYRRHFGLVQVDRKTLARTPKASYDWYASVIRNNAVPLA; this comes from the coding sequence ATGCGGCGGCGGACTTTCCTGAAGACGGCCCTGAAGGCGACCGCGGTCGCCGCGGCCGGCACCGGCGCCTTCACGGCGCTGAGCCGCAAGCCCGTCCAGGCGGCTCCCGGAACGGCGGCGCCGTCGATGTCCTTCCCCGACGACTTCCTGTGGGGTGTCTCCACCTCCAGCTACCAGATTGAGGGCGCCGTCGCCGAGGATGGGCGCGGCCCCAGCGTCTGGGACACCTATAGCCATTCCTATGGGCGAATCGCCAACGGCGACACCGGCGACGTGGCTTGCGACCATTACCACCGCTATGCCGAGGATGTGGAGCTGATGGCGCGGGCCAGGATGAAGGCCTACCGCTTCTCCATCGCCTGGCCACGGGTGATGCCGCAGGGTACCGGTGCGGTGAATGCCAAGGGGCTGGACTTCTACGACCGGCTGACCGACACGCTGCTGGCGAAGGGCATCCAGCCCTGGCCCTGCCTGTTCCACTGGGACCTGCCGCAGGCCCTGCAGGACCGCGGCGGCTGGACCAACCGTGACATCGCCGGCTGGTTCACCGATTACGCGCTGGCGGTGACCGCCCGGCTGGGCGACCGCGCCAAGCACTGGGTGATGCTGAACGAACCGTCGGTGGTCGCCATCTTCGGCCACGGCACCGGCGGGCATGCGCCGGGGCTGACCGGCCGCGAGAATTGCCTGAAGGCGATCCACCACCAGAATCTCGCCCAGGGCACCGCGCTGGCGGCGCTCCGCAAGGCGGGCGGCAGGAACTGGCAGCTCGGCACCGTGCTGTCGCTGCAGCCGTCCTGGCCGGTCGGCGGACTCGACTCGAACTATCCGGCCTCGCTGATGTGGGATGCGGTGTGGAACCGCTCCTGCCTCGACCCGCTGTTCAAGGGCCGCTTCCCGGAGTTGCTGGAGGCCGATTTCGCCCGCATCGCCCGGCCCGACGATCTGGCGCGCATCAAGCAGCCGGTCGATTTCCTCGGCGTCAACTACTACAGCCGCATGCACCAGCAGCCCGATCCGCAGGGGCTGTTCGGCACCGGCTACGGCTCGGCGCCGGAGGGCACGCGCAAGACCGGCATGGACTGGCCGGTGGAGCCGGACGGGCTGAGCGAGATCCTGGCCGAACTGCAGGAAAACTACGGCAATCCGCCGGTCTATGTGACGGAGAACGGCGCCGACTACCCCGACAGCATCGGCCCGAGCGGCCGTGTCGAGGACCGCGACCGCATCGCCTATCTGCGCGACCATCTTCTGGCCGCCGGCAAGTCGATCGACGAGGGCTGCAACCTCAAGGGCTATATGACCTGGACGCTGCTGGACAATTTCGAATGGTCGGAGGGCTACCGCCGCCATTTCGGTCTGGTCCAGGTCGACCGCAAGACGCTGGCCCGCACCCCCAAGGCCAGCTACGACTGGTATGCGTCGGTCATCCGCAACAACGCCGTTCCACTGGCCTGA
- the nth gene encoding endonuclease III, with protein MSLQSAASQTFDIDEAFRRLRIAVAPYPKAAMFELRDRGHASPFEQLVASLISARTRDETTLVVSERLFAVAATPAAMAALPEERLGELLYGATFPEPKARDIHELSRRIVAEHGGEVPDTPDGLMRFRGVGPKIAALTLAVGFDIPALAVDIHVHRVTNRWGYVSARTPEKTMAALLAVLPKRYWVEINERLVPFGKWICTGERPRCSDCPLLSMCARVGVTESR; from the coding sequence GTGAGTTTGCAGTCCGCGGCGTCCCAGACCTTCGACATTGACGAGGCGTTCCGCCGCCTGCGGATCGCCGTCGCCCCCTATCCCAAGGCGGCGATGTTCGAGCTGCGCGACCGCGGCCATGCCTCCCCCTTCGAGCAGTTGGTCGCCAGCCTGATCTCCGCCCGGACGCGGGACGAGACGACGCTGGTGGTTTCCGAGCGGCTGTTCGCGGTGGCCGCCACTCCCGCCGCCATGGCCGCCCTGCCGGAAGAACGGCTGGGCGAGCTGCTGTACGGCGCCACCTTCCCCGAGCCGAAGGCCCGGGACATCCACGAGCTGTCACGCCGCATCGTCGCGGAGCATGGCGGCGAAGTGCCCGACACGCCGGACGGGCTGATGCGCTTCCGTGGGGTGGGTCCGAAGATCGCGGCGCTGACGCTGGCGGTCGGTTTCGACATTCCGGCGCTGGCGGTCGACATTCATGTCCACCGCGTCACCAACCGCTGGGGCTATGTGTCGGCACGCACGCCGGAGAAGACGATGGCGGCGCTGCTGGCGGTGCTGCCGAAGCGCTATTGGGTGGAGATCAACGAACGGCTGGTGCCCTTCGGCAAATGGATCTGCACCGGCGAACGGCCGCGCTGCTCCGACTGTCCGCTGCTGTCGATGTGCGCGCGGGTGGGGGTGACCGAGTCACGGTGA
- a CDS encoding peptidoglycan-binding domain-containing protein gives MSGISRPVHGGAAVAAVAVVVSALTMGTPAPARAEASVADIQWAQTILKEKGFNIGGRAKGQMTPETRSALSAYQKSVGLPATGNLDQATIAKMMGEREKKASPTMGSLSKSQVGQTRHEKEVTPRAAPTGRVESGNESVGGMAQFGGAPVSSSSSSSSSASHSAPTTAPAARPSASAPASAAAPSVPTPQSASRPSASASASASEGPVPQAAPRGAVSATTPDGKPAPLEEPVAVGAAPSVWQSNAARAGVAGLIAATLGGIGFAWWRSGRGVDPLSRTPAGDDRPRDTRVEPSFGSPRRREELTPGPRLTAEARRR, from the coding sequence ATGTCTGGGATTTCGCGGCCGGTGCATGGTGGCGCCGCGGTGGCGGCTGTCGCGGTGGTGGTGTCGGCTCTGACCATGGGAACGCCCGCTCCGGCAAGGGCGGAGGCATCGGTCGCCGACATCCAGTGGGCGCAGACCATCCTGAAGGAAAAGGGCTTCAACATCGGCGGCCGGGCCAAGGGCCAGATGACGCCGGAAACCCGCTCCGCCCTCAGCGCCTATCAGAAGTCGGTCGGCCTGCCCGCCACCGGCAACCTCGACCAGGCCACCATCGCCAAGATGATGGGCGAGCGCGAGAAGAAGGCCTCGCCGACCATGGGCAGCCTGTCCAAGAGCCAGGTCGGCCAGACCCGCCACGAGAAGGAGGTGACTCCGCGCGCCGCCCCGACCGGCCGGGTCGAGTCGGGCAACGAGAGCGTCGGCGGCATGGCCCAGTTCGGCGGCGCCCCGGTGTCGTCCTCGTCGTCCTCTTCCTCTTCGGCCAGCCACAGCGCGCCCACCACCGCCCCGGCGGCGCGCCCGTCGGCGAGCGCCCCGGCGTCCGCTGCGGCGCCTTCCGTCCCGACGCCCCAGAGCGCGTCGCGCCCGTCGGCCAGCGCATCGGCCAGCGCGTCCGAGGGGCCGGTCCCGCAAGCCGCGCCGCGCGGGGCGGTGTCGGCGACCACGCCCGACGGCAAGCCCGCCCCGCTGGAGGAGCCGGTTGCGGTCGGCGCGGCCCCCTCGGTCTGGCAGTCCAACGCCGCGCGCGCCGGTGTCGCCGGGCTGATCGCCGCGACGCTGGGCGGGATCGGCTTCGCATGGTGGCGCAGCGGCCGGGGCGTCGACCCGCTCAGCCGCACACCGGCCGGCGACGACCGCCCGCGCGACACCCGCGTCGAGCCGAGCTTCGGCAGCCCGCGCCGCCGGGAGGAGTTGACGCCCGGCCCGCGGCTGACGGCGGAGGCCCGGCGGCGCTGA
- a CDS encoding glucose/quinate/shikimate family membrane-bound PQQ-dependent dehydrogenase, whose product MTHLKRSVALWAMVILLALLGLGSLGGGLWLILLGGSWYYAIAGVLFLATAVLLAKCSPAALSIYALLVIGTLIWALWEVGLDWWPLSARGDVVAVIGFLLLLPWVTRRLGEREPMAGERVPGAYPVGVFRGTGIPLTASLVIVLLVGVASWFTDPHRIDGTIPTRQQTASASDAGAGSGPAIPDGEWQAYGRTGYGQRYSPLTGITPENADKLQVAWTYETGDLRGQPGDPKETTFEVTPLKIGNRLFLCSPHQHVIALDATTGKEVWRRDLKINQKQLALQHLTCRGLSYHRAQQAAQQTAGSGSPPSASPAGGACAAKLFMPTADGRLVALNPEDGSICTGFGQDGQINLWANMPNVRPGAYYSTSPPVVTANLVIVGGTVLDNVSVHEQSGVIRAFDVNDGHLVWNWDSAKPDQTAPIPNGQTYTVNSPNSWSISSVDEVLGMVYVPLGNQPPDQFGGNRSPAVERFSSSVVALDLATGQVRWVFQTVHHDLWDYDVPAQPSLIDLTVDGQTVPALVQPTKQGELFVLDRRTGKPILPVTEKPAPQGAAEGDHAAPTQPVSALSYDPPPLTGADMWGATMFDQLACRIALKRLRYDGRFTPPSLQGSLVYPGNFGVFNWGSVAVDPKRQIAFTTPAYLAFVSQLVPRKNDTELYVQGGERPKFSLPALNENFGAPYAVKLAPFVSVLGLPCQAPPWGYVAAADLTTGKIVWKHKNGTTRDAAPIPLPFRMGVPNLGGPIMTAGGVAFLSGTIDYYVRAYDVSTGKQLWESRLPAGGQATPMTYQGEDGRQYVLVVAGGHGSLGTKAGDSVIAYALPK is encoded by the coding sequence ATGACACATTTAAAACGAAGCGTCGCCCTCTGGGCGATGGTCATCCTGCTGGCGTTGCTTGGGCTCGGCTCGCTGGGCGGCGGGCTGTGGCTGATCCTGCTGGGCGGGTCCTGGTACTACGCCATCGCCGGCGTGCTGTTTCTGGCCACCGCCGTGCTTCTGGCGAAGTGCTCGCCGGCGGCGCTGTCGATCTATGCGCTGCTGGTGATCGGCACGCTGATCTGGGCGCTGTGGGAGGTCGGGCTGGATTGGTGGCCGCTGTCGGCGCGCGGCGACGTGGTCGCGGTGATCGGCTTCCTGCTTCTGCTGCCCTGGGTCACCCGCCGCCTGGGCGAACGTGAACCGATGGCCGGCGAACGGGTGCCGGGCGCCTATCCCGTCGGCGTCTTCCGCGGCACCGGCATTCCCCTGACCGCCTCGCTGGTGATCGTGCTGCTGGTCGGCGTCGCCTCCTGGTTCACCGATCCGCACCGCATCGACGGAACGATCCCGACGCGTCAGCAGACCGCTTCAGCCTCGGATGCAGGCGCCGGTTCCGGCCCCGCGATCCCGGACGGGGAGTGGCAGGCCTACGGCCGGACCGGCTACGGCCAGCGCTATTCCCCGCTGACCGGCATCACGCCGGAGAATGCCGACAAGCTCCAGGTCGCCTGGACCTATGAGACCGGCGACCTGCGCGGCCAGCCCGGCGATCCCAAGGAAACCACCTTCGAGGTGACGCCGCTGAAGATCGGCAACCGCCTGTTCCTGTGCTCGCCGCACCAGCATGTGATCGCGCTTGACGCCACCACCGGCAAGGAGGTCTGGCGTCGCGACCTGAAGATCAACCAAAAGCAGTTGGCGCTCCAGCACCTGACCTGCCGCGGCCTTTCCTATCATCGGGCTCAGCAGGCGGCCCAGCAGACCGCCGGTTCCGGCTCTCCGCCTTCCGCTTCGCCGGCGGGCGGCGCCTGTGCCGCCAAGCTGTTCATGCCGACCGCCGACGGCCGTCTGGTCGCGCTGAACCCGGAAGACGGGTCGATCTGCACCGGCTTCGGCCAGGACGGCCAGATCAACCTGTGGGCCAACATGCCGAATGTCCGGCCCGGCGCCTATTATTCGACCTCCCCGCCGGTGGTGACAGCGAATCTCGTCATCGTCGGCGGCACGGTGCTGGACAATGTGTCGGTCCACGAGCAGTCGGGCGTGATCCGCGCCTTCGACGTGAATGACGGCCATCTGGTGTGGAACTGGGATTCGGCCAAGCCGGACCAGACTGCGCCGATCCCCAACGGCCAGACCTACACCGTCAACTCGCCCAACAGCTGGTCGATCTCCAGCGTCGACGAGGTGCTGGGCATGGTCTATGTGCCGCTGGGCAACCAGCCGCCCGACCAGTTCGGCGGCAACCGCAGCCCGGCGGTGGAGCGCTTCTCCTCCTCCGTCGTGGCGCTCGATCTGGCGACGGGGCAGGTGCGCTGGGTCTTCCAGACCGTGCATCACGATCTGTGGGACTATGACGTGCCGGCGCAGCCCAGCCTGATCGACCTGACCGTCGACGGGCAGACCGTTCCGGCCCTGGTCCAGCCGACCAAGCAGGGCGAGCTGTTCGTGCTGGACCGCCGCACCGGCAAGCCGATCCTGCCGGTGACCGAGAAGCCGGCGCCGCAGGGAGCCGCCGAGGGCGATCATGCCGCCCCGACCCAGCCGGTCTCCGCCCTGTCCTACGACCCGCCGCCGCTGACCGGGGCGGACATGTGGGGGGCGACGATGTTCGACCAGCTCGCGTGCCGCATCGCGCTGAAGCGCCTGCGCTATGACGGCCGCTTCACCCCGCCGTCGCTGCAGGGCTCGCTGGTCTATCCCGGCAATTTCGGCGTGTTCAACTGGGGCAGCGTCGCCGTCGACCCCAAGCGCCAGATCGCCTTCACCACGCCGGCCTATCTGGCCTTCGTCTCGCAGCTGGTGCCGCGCAAGAACGACACCGAGCTGTATGTCCAGGGCGGCGAACGGCCGAAATTCAGCCTGCCGGCGCTGAACGAGAATTTCGGCGCCCCCTATGCGGTGAAGCTCGCCCCCTTCGTCTCGGTCCTGGGCCTGCCCTGTCAGGCGCCGCCCTGGGGCTATGTCGCCGCGGCCGACCTGACGACCGGCAAGATCGTCTGGAAGCACAAGAACGGCACCACCCGCGATGCCGCGCCGATCCCGCTGCCCTTCCGCATGGGCGTGCCCAACCTGGGCGGCCCGATCATGACGGCGGGCGGCGTGGCCTTCCTGTCCGGCACCATCGACTATTATGTCCGGGCCTACGACGTTTCCACCGGCAAGCAGCTGTGGGAAAGCCGCCTTCCGGCCGGCGGTCAGGCCACCCCGATGACCTACCAAGGCGAGGACGGCCGGCAATATGTGCTGGTGGTGGCTGGCGGCCATGGCTCGCTGGGGACCAAGGCGGGCGATTCGGTGATCGCCTATGCGCTGCCGAAGTGA
- a CDS encoding 3-hydroxybutyryl-CoA dehydrogenase, translating into MTTIKKIGIIGAGQMGSGIAQVCAQAGYDVVLSDISDAVLEKALASIGRNYDRQIQKGKMEEQAKTAALGRIVTGTDLSVFGESDLVIEAATENEALKRDLLKKLVPHLKPEALIATNTSSISITRLAAATDRPAKFMGMHFMNPVPVMQLVELIRGIATDEPTFNAIKELTLAIGKTAAVAEDFPAFIVNRILLPMINEAVYTLYEGVGGVEAIDTALKLGANHPMGPLELADFIGLDTCLAVMQVLYEGLADSKYRPCPLLVKYVEAGWIGKKYGRGFYDYSQTPPVPTR; encoded by the coding sequence ATGACCACGATCAAGAAGATTGGCATCATCGGCGCCGGCCAGATGGGCAGCGGTATTGCCCAGGTCTGCGCCCAGGCCGGCTATGATGTCGTCCTGTCCGACATCAGCGACGCGGTCCTGGAAAAGGCGCTCGCCTCCATCGGCCGGAATTACGACCGGCAGATCCAGAAGGGCAAGATGGAGGAGCAGGCGAAGACCGCCGCCCTCGGCCGGATCGTGACCGGCACCGACCTGTCTGTGTTCGGCGAGTCCGATCTGGTGATCGAAGCCGCGACCGAGAACGAGGCGCTGAAGCGCGACCTGCTGAAGAAGCTGGTCCCGCACCTGAAGCCGGAGGCGCTGATCGCGACGAACACCTCGTCGATCTCGATCACCCGTCTGGCGGCGGCGACCGACCGTCCGGCCAAGTTCATGGGCATGCACTTCATGAACCCGGTGCCGGTGATGCAGCTGGTCGAGCTGATCCGCGGCATCGCGACCGACGAGCCGACCTTCAACGCCATCAAGGAACTGACGCTCGCCATCGGCAAGACCGCCGCGGTGGCCGAGGATTTCCCGGCCTTCATCGTCAACCGCATCCTGCTGCCGATGATCAACGAAGCCGTCTATACCCTCTATGAGGGCGTCGGCGGCGTCGAGGCGATCGACACCGCGCTGAAGCTGGGCGCCAACCACCCGATGGGCCCGCTGGAACTGGCCGACTTCATCGGCCTGGATACCTGTCTGGCGGTGATGCAGGTTCTGTATGAAGGGCTGGCCGACAGCAAGTACCGCCCCTGCCCGCTGCTGGTGAAGTATGTCGAGGCCGGCTGGATCGGCAAGAAGTACGGCCGCGGATTTTACGACTACTCGCAGACGCCGCCGGTGCCGACGCGCTGA
- a CDS encoding twin transmembrane helix small protein, whose amino-acid sequence MQNLFPILMVMAMLAVVGSLFVGLFFMARGGRGDPRRSNKAMRLRVMLQGAALLLFVLAILTKG is encoded by the coding sequence ATGCAAAATCTTTTCCCCATCCTGATGGTCATGGCGATGCTGGCGGTGGTCGGCTCGCTGTTCGTCGGCCTTTTCTTCATGGCCCGCGGCGGCCGGGGCGATCCCCGCCGCTCCAACAAGGCGATGCGGCTGCGCGTGATGCTGCAGGGTGCGGCGCTGCTGCTGTTCGTTCTCGCCATCCTGACCAAAGGCTGA
- a CDS encoding FAD-binding protein, with translation MANILVIAEHDGASLKPATLNAVTAASKIGGDIHVLVAGKGAQAAAEAAAKVAGVAKVLLADDAAYEHQLPEDVAPLVVSIAKGGYGHVLAGATSVGKNLLPRVAALLDVAAISDITAVVSADTFERPIYAGNAIATVQSADPVKVVTVRTTAFETAAAEGGSAAVEQVAGAGAAGLSSFVSAELTKSERPELTAARVVVSGGRGMQSGDNFPMLEALADKLGAAVGASRAAVDAGFVPNDYQVGQTGKIVAPELYIAVGISGAIQHLAGMKDSKVIVAINKDEEAPIFQVADYGLVADLFKAVPELTEKLG, from the coding sequence ATGGCCAACATTCTCGTCATCGCGGAACACGACGGCGCCTCGCTGAAGCCCGCCACCCTGAACGCCGTCACCGCCGCCTCGAAGATCGGCGGCGACATCCATGTCCTGGTCGCCGGCAAGGGCGCGCAGGCCGCTGCCGAGGCCGCCGCGAAGGTGGCCGGCGTCGCCAAGGTGCTGCTGGCCGACGATGCCGCTTACGAGCATCAGCTGCCGGAAGACGTCGCCCCGCTGGTGGTTTCCATCGCCAAGGGCGGCTACGGCCACGTGCTGGCCGGTGCCACCTCGGTCGGCAAGAACCTTCTGCCGCGCGTCGCAGCCTTGCTGGACGTCGCCGCCATCTCCGACATCACCGCCGTGGTGTCGGCCGATACCTTCGAGCGGCCGATCTATGCTGGCAACGCGATTGCCACCGTGCAGTCGGCCGATCCGGTGAAGGTCGTCACCGTCCGCACCACCGCCTTCGAGACCGCCGCCGCCGAAGGCGGTTCGGCCGCCGTCGAGCAGGTTGCGGGTGCCGGTGCGGCCGGCCTGTCGAGCTTCGTCTCGGCCGAGCTGACCAAGTCGGAGCGACCGGAACTGACCGCCGCCCGCGTGGTGGTGTCGGGTGGCCGCGGCATGCAGTCGGGCGACAATTTCCCGATGCTGGAGGCCCTGGCCGACAAGCTGGGTGCCGCGGTGGGTGCCTCGCGCGCCGCCGTGGACGCGGGTTTCGTGCCGAATGACTACCAAGTCGGGCAAACCGGCAAGATCGTGGCGCCGGAGCTGTACATCGCCGTCGGCATTTCGGGTGCGATCCAGCACCTCGCCGGCATGAAGGACAGCAAGGTCATCGTCGCGATCAACAAGGATGAGGAAGCGCCCATCTTCCAGGTCGCCGATTACGGCCTCGTCGCGGACCTGTTCAAGGCCGTGCCGGAGCTGACGGAAAAGCTTGGATAA
- a CDS encoding cob(I)yrinic acid a,c-diamide adenosyltransferase, whose translation MVKLTKIYTRGGDAGETSLGDGSRVPKHDRRVAAYGTVDEANAVIGMARLHTAGLTQADTMLGRIQNDLFDLGADLCTPEEEEPKYPPLRIVQAQVDRLEAEIDAMNADLAPLTSFILPGGSPAAAHLHLARTVVRRAERLMTDLARHEPVTPAALKYVNRLSDHLFVLSRVVNRNGADDVLWVPGANR comes from the coding sequence ATGGTGAAGCTGACCAAGATCTACACGCGCGGCGGCGACGCCGGCGAAACCTCGCTCGGCGACGGCAGCCGGGTGCCGAAGCATGACCGCCGCGTCGCCGCCTATGGCACGGTGGACGAGGCGAACGCCGTCATCGGCATGGCGCGCCTGCACACCGCCGGCCTGACGCAAGCCGACACCATGCTGGGCCGCATCCAGAACGACCTGTTCGATCTGGGCGCCGACCTCTGCACGCCGGAGGAGGAGGAGCCGAAATACCCGCCGCTGCGCATCGTCCAGGCGCAGGTTGACCGGCTGGAGGCGGAGATCGACGCGATGAACGCCGATCTGGCGCCGCTGACCTCCTTCATCCTGCCCGGCGGCTCTCCGGCGGCGGCGCATCTGCATCTGGCGCGCACCGTCGTGCGCCGGGCGGAACGGCTGATGACCGATCTGGCGCGGCACGAACCGGTGACGCCGGCGGCGCTGAAATACGTCAACCGGCTGTCGGACCATCTGTTCGTGCTGAGCCGGGTGGTGAACCGCAACGGGGCGGACGACGTGCTGTGGGTGCCCGGCGCCAACCGCTGA
- a CDS encoding electron transfer flavoprotein subunit beta/FixA family protein, with amino-acid sequence MKVLVPVKRVVDYNVKIRVKADGSGVETANVKMSMNPFDEIAVEEAVRLKEAGKATEIVVVSVGPTQAQETLRTALAMGADRAILVQTDVTTEPLAVAKVLKALVEKEAPGLVILGKQAIDDDCNQTGQMLAALLGWGQGTFASKVVAGDGKVAVTREIDGGLETVELKLPAVVTADLRLNEPRYASLPNIMKAKKKPLETVAPDALGVDVAPRLTTLKVTEPAKRQAGIKVPDVATLVDKLKNDARVI; translated from the coding sequence ATGAAAGTCCTCGTCCCCGTTAAGCGAGTGGTCGACTACAACGTGAAGATCCGCGTCAAGGCGGATGGCAGCGGCGTCGAGACCGCCAACGTGAAGATGAGCATGAACCCCTTCGACGAGATCGCCGTCGAAGAAGCCGTGCGCCTGAAGGAAGCCGGCAAGGCGACCGAGATCGTCGTCGTGTCCGTCGGCCCGACCCAGGCCCAGGAGACCCTGCGCACCGCTCTCGCCATGGGTGCCGACCGCGCCATCCTGGTGCAGACCGACGTGACGACCGAGCCGCTCGCCGTCGCCAAGGTGCTGAAGGCCCTGGTCGAGAAGGAGGCCCCCGGCCTCGTCATCCTCGGCAAGCAGGCGATCGACGACGATTGCAACCAGACCGGCCAGATGCTGGCCGCGCTGCTGGGTTGGGGCCAGGGCACCTTCGCCTCGAAGGTGGTTGCCGGCGACGGCAAGGTCGCGGTGACGCGCGAGATCGACGGCGGGCTGGAGACGGTGGAGCTGAAGCTGCCGGCGGTCGTCACCGCCGACCTGCGCCTCAACGAGCCGCGCTATGCCTCGCTGCCGAACATCATGAAGGCGAAGAAGAAGCCGCTGGAGACCGTCGCCCCGGATGCGTTGGGCGTCGACGTCGCTCCGCGCCTGACCACGCTGAAGGTCACCGAGCCGGCGAAGCGTCAGGCCGGCATCAAGGTGCCGGACGTCGCCACGCTGGTCGACAAGCTCAAGAACGATGCGCGCGTGATCTGA
- a CDS encoding DUF1178 family protein, whose translation MIVYALHCACGHDFDQWFDNMADYDTKKAAGIPCPSCGGTEVAKAIMAPRVGKPQPAPAPACAAGGCGGGGCPMMM comes from the coding sequence ATGATCGTCTACGCCCTGCACTGCGCCTGTGGCCATGATTTCGACCAGTGGTTCGACAACATGGCCGATTATGACACCAAGAAGGCAGCCGGCATTCCCTGCCCGTCCTGCGGCGGCACCGAGGTCGCCAAGGCCATCATGGCCCCGCGAGTCGGCAAGCCGCAGCCGGCGCCCGCCCCCGCCTGCGCTGCGGGCGGCTGCGGCGGGGGCGGTTGTCCGATGATGATGTGA
- a CDS encoding ABC transporter ATP-binding protein has translation MTIVPKIALKNVYKHFGPKKVLNGIDLEVAKGESLVVIGGSGTGKSVMLKSILGLLTPDSGSIQVDGVETTRLRSREREKMLHKFGMLFQGAALFDSLPVWENVAFGLIQGEHMPRAQAKEIAIAKLGAVGLTPDVAELSPAELSGGMQKRVGLARAIADEPEIIFFDEPTTGLDPIMADVINELIVQCVKDLGATAVTITHDMASARKIADRVAMIYQGRIIWTGHARDIDNSGNAYVDQFVHGRADGPIKMQIKAL, from the coding sequence ATGACCATTGTTCCCAAGATCGCGCTCAAGAACGTCTACAAGCATTTCGGCCCGAAGAAGGTGCTGAACGGCATCGATCTGGAGGTGGCGAAGGGCGAGTCGCTGGTCGTCATCGGCGGGTCGGGCACCGGCAAGTCGGTGATGCTGAAGAGCATTCTCGGCCTGCTGACGCCGGATTCCGGCTCGATCCAGGTCGATGGCGTTGAGACGACCCGGCTGCGCTCGCGCGAGCGGGAGAAGATGCTGCACAAGTTCGGCATGCTGTTCCAGGGCGCCGCCCTGTTCGACAGCCTGCCGGTCTGGGAAAACGTCGCCTTCGGCCTGATCCAGGGCGAGCATATGCCGCGTGCCCAGGCCAAGGAGATCGCCATCGCCAAGCTGGGCGCGGTCGGCCTCACCCCCGACGTGGCGGAGCTGTCGCCGGCGGAGCTGTCGGGCGGCATGCAGAAGCGCGTCGGCCTTGCCCGCGCCATCGCCGACGAGCCGGAAATCATCTTCTTCGACGAGCCGACGACCGGCCTCGACCCGATCATGGCCGACGTCATCAACGAGCTGATCGTGCAGTGCGTGAAGGATCTCGGCGCCACCGCCGTCACCATCACCCACGACATGGCGTCGGCCCGCAAGATCGCCGACCGCGTCGCCATGATCTATCAGGGCCGCATCATCTGGACCGGCCACGCCCGCGACATCGACAATTCGGGCAACGCCTATGTCGACCAGTTCGTCCATGGCCGGGCGGACGGGCCGATCAAGATGCAGATCAAGGCGCTCTGA